taatctccgttggagaggtgcggtggcttagtgctcccgaacgccacaagaggctcaccttgaggtgtggttgctcgatgcacaccaacgccacaaaggcctcaccccaagatgcggtactcacaccacacaccgaacaccacgaaggcgcctcacctaaatctccggtgaccctcgccacaaaggcctaggtcacggttccactaagggatttccttcgaggcggaaaccgggccttacacaaagattggagcacacatccacaacttaattggaggctcccaacaaaccgccacaaaggcctagaatccgtctagggttccaacaacccaagagtaacaaccttcttgctttcaccaccacgaatcaccgtggagaactcaaaccgatgcaccaaatgcaatggcaagaacaccacaaagatgctcaagtccttctctctcaaattccaacaaaggtacaaaagctattgggggaataagagaggaagaacaaaggaattcacaaagaacaccaagatcaagatctagagagttccactcacaaagagatggatttgattggtagaaatgtagatctagatctcctctctcttttccctcaaatgggggcaagaatcatggagggattgagagatagagcaagcttctctagttcaacaatggaggagagagagagtgagagaagccagagcccaaggaggaagaaggggggtatttataccccccaataaaatcgagccgttgggcaaaaactgataatccggcctaagtaagggccggattatccggggggcggattatccggcctcagggacaaaacctggtcaaaatccggccaaaaatccggcccctatccagagctgcttttcttctggtccatagccgatttcgggggggccggatatttccgaaatatccggcccggataatccggcccggatatttctgaaaaatccggcctggcaaaactgcagaaacaccaaaactaaaacgggcataactttagcatccggactccgattttgatgatcttgggcttgttttgaagctaggaacaagctctacaagatcatgcaggaaaccatcatagtccaacaagggaggatagaaacaaatgatgaaaggtttgacctatctaaaaaagacataccggtaaaacctccaatctcgaaaatgcaacaagttgcccgtgcaaaaaccattattgatgaactagagcttgtcatgagaataagcacaagctctaaatcatcacatggataagatccaaataacaaccaagaaagatgatgaatcaaactcgaaaacgcaacaagtgatctatgcgaaatccgttttcgatgaactagagcttgtcatgagaataagcacaagctctaaaacatcacatggataaggtccaaataacaaccaagaaagatgatgcaaggatgcaaaggtttgagctctctccgaatgatacgatcgagttactcactcgagagccctcttgatagtacggcaactaaactataaaccggtctccaactacactatgagaccggtgagaaagaaaccctatcaagagcaaaccttaaccttgcgcattccacttgagcttgatgatgacgatcttgaccgcaacaagatggaacgtctttcttgcttgtgcttgcttggcgaagtcttgtggattgcttccccataatccaccatgggagagcttcttcttcggcgcatcttcacataaccatgaccaccatgtggattgctcccccataaaccaccatgggagagcttcttctttggcgcatcttcacatatccatgatcaccatatggatggcaagactcaagcaaaggatctcttcgagatggctcatcttgaacttgcacttcatttctccatggcaagcttcaagcttatgaactcttcgtgttggctcatcttgaacttgcacttcatttcttcattcttcatcatgttgatgtcttgaagtcacttgagggctcacttcatcttcatcttcaagacatacttgacacttgatatccttcatcaatttcttcttattgcaaccttgaagccaacaaatggttcaagaattgcctatggacaactcctacaaatataactcaatgcaaacattagtccatagggattgtcattaattaccaaaaccacacatgggggctccatgcactttcatgaGTTCTTTTGTACTTTTCATATATATGAAATGCAATTTAGTCTATTAGAAGACAGAATCGAGAAAAATATTGTCATTGAAAAAATAGGAAAAATATTTCGTGTGATAGTACATGATTGTTTACTTAGGGATACAATCATAAGATAAATTATGATAGGTATTAGTGAAAAGGTAGATTGGTTAAGATTGCGTAGTGAACAAAATGCTGGTAAAAGACATACATTTAAAGTCATAATGTGTTCTAGAAAAAGCAAAAATATTTTGTATAAAATATCTAAGAATCACTAATGGTGCCGGTTAGCACAATAAAGACATTGTTGTTAGTTATCCATACACGAGTCTCCATAGAAATTAGCAAGGACAACTGCCCTAGGACAAGTGCCCTAGAGAGCTGGTGACCACTAAGGAGGCATTTGCTTCTCTTCTAGATAGTAGTActaagatgaagtacatatcaaTAACGCGTGCCCTCACGTGAATATTCGCGACTTAAAACTTTAGACGTTCGGCAACGACGCGGCTAGCTGCCTAGCAAAATAATTATTTTTTACAATATGAAAACGTTGCTAATTTGAGTAGCCATGtacttttttgtttgtttgtttccttttctttctttttaatGTGATGGTGTATGCATGTGTGCGCAGTTCCTCGCTCCCAACTCTCACAACGCCCTTGAATGCACGTCGCTCCCAACTGGACTGACTCTCATGTGTGCCAGTATGAGTATGAGGGTTCCTTGTTGTGGTTATATCTTTAATCGTCTGATTTAACCTCTTTTTAACATAGTATTTATTAATCAATTTATATGCCCCACCTACTAAACTGCGGGTGCTGTAATTTGAACTCTTCTAGTTTAGCAAATACTTTTGTACTTACACTATATATGTGGGTGTTTGAGTCACCGTTCATTTTGCTTTAAGATTCAGATAAAATGAGAAGATAGAAAATAATATTTCCTTCTACCAAGACGAGCGGAAATCTTAAGGAATAAATTGATGGTTCAGAACACACCCACACCCATGAGTAAGTACAAAATCCACTTTCATTTTATCATATGTTTCTACCGTTCTATTTTTCTTAGAGCATGTACAATGGTTATATCTTAGCACTGTCACCTAGGATAATTGacgatgtggaggagagagaaataaaaaaaagatttgtcttctcttagctaagagatcatctcttagcataATCCCTCTCACCACATATTTAGGGATGCCTCATTACTAGAAATAAGACTAAAAATAGTccattgtacatcatgttttattattATATCTAGATTACGTGGTGGGATTAAGATAAAACAGTTTTATCAACGATTGTTCATGCACTTATCCTATTGCTATTTCGTCGTGACGTACATGCCCAACAGAAAGGGCTGACAAGGCACGTTGGAGGACACGTGGTGTAATTGCACTTCGCAATCGAATCCCGTGTCTCCTCAGGCTCCTCAGGCTGGTATCACAACATTCTGATGGTATTTGTTCCAGCGCATTTCGCGGCACGCGTTCGTAAGAATTGTCAAAACAACCACAGTGCTGAGTGCTGAACAAGACGAAGTGTAGAAACTAGCAGCACCCTGTTGTTGACTTGTTCCAGAATTCCGTATATGCGGCATCCAAGCGACTACCGGCACCCTATCGTTGACTGGCTATAAATTTGGATACAAGCGACCATTCATGTTATTCGAATTTGGAGGGAGCAAACTAGCGTCGAACGGGAGTGAGATTCGATCCAGTGAGCTTAACTAGCCATGACTAACGGCTACGTGTTCCGCGAGTACATCGGCGCCCAGATCACGGGCGTCCGGTTCTCCGACGTGCCCGTGAACGCCGGCCTCAGCTTCCACTTCATCCTCGCCTTCGCCATCGACTACATGGCGAGCAAGTCGTCGTCCCCGCCGGCGCCGACCAACGGCGTCTTCACCCCGTTCTGGGACACGGCCAACCTCTCCCCCGCCGCCATCTCCGCCACCAAGGCGGCCCACCCGAACCTGAGCGTCATGGTCGGCCTCGGCGGCGACAGCGTGCAGAACACGGGCGTTAAGGTTGCCTTCGCGCCGACCTCCGTCGACTCCTGGGTGGCCAACGCTGTCTCCTCCCTGTCGACGATGATTAACCGGTACGGATTGGACGGCGTGGACGTGGACTACGAGCACTTCGGCGGTGCCGACGTCGACACCTTCGTGGAGTGCATCGGCCGTCTTCTCACCCAGCTCAAGGCGCGGTTCCCCAACATCAAGACCTCTATCGCGCCATTCGAGGACGTCGAGGTCCAGAAGCACTACAAGGCACTGTGGAGCAAGTACTCCGGCGTCATCGACTACATCAACTTCCAGTTCTACGGCTACGGCGCCAACACCAACGTCGACTATTACGTCAAGTTCTACGACCTGCAGGCGCGCAACTACCCCGGCTCCGGCGCCAAGCTGCTCGCCAGCTTGGAGACGGGAAACATCACCCAGCAGCTCGGGCTGCTCTCGCCGGAGCAAGGCATCGCCGGAGCCAAGGAGCTGCTGCGGCAGGGCAAGCTGCCGGGGTTCTTCATCTGGTCAGCGGATAGCTCCAAGGCGAGCCCCTACAGGTTTGAGTTCGAGACCAAGGCTCAGCAGATCGTCGCCAACCATTGACGGATGGACGCGTCCATGTTTGCGGCCACACTTTGACGTCGTCTTAGTCATCTATATGCACTTAATAAGACAAGTTTGTTGCATGCACCATGTATACGAAGTCACGTGATCATGAAAGCGCGGATAGGTAAACTTATTATCTCTAACGGGTAAAAGTGAAGTTTGGTTCGGTTCATTGTGCGCTAACCAGCGTTCATGAAGTCGTTAAGGAGTACGCACGCTCAACATGCAAGAAAAATTCtaagctaagagcatctctagtcgtTGGAGGTCCCCAAAAATTGATTCAGATTGGACCTATTTTTGGCATGGCGGGGAGCAACGATTTTCCAGCCGTCCCGAGGAATTCGCGCGGGTCAAAGCGCGAAATCTTCACTGACACGCTGCCAGAGCGCGGAAtttgctccatccggagtccccggcagcaccccgggaaaccgaggatggcctGGAGAGTCCGGACGGATTTAGGcctaaatccggacgaaaacaagAAGCTAGGGGTGTGACTGGACCGTTTTCGTCCGTTCGGATGAAAAAAAGAGGTCCCGGGGGCCTTTCCGGGGACAtggctgaagatgctctaagatCGGCTACTTGGGAGGTCAGCATGAGCGGGGATGCAGTCAGCAGATACCGCTAGCGTCCCGCTAGGAGTTCAATAAGATGAGACTACGGGATAAGAAAGGTGCAATTAAGAGTAGTGGTCATTATAAGGAATGGTCGGTCGCTTACCAGATGGCTTCGTTGCTTGCCATACACGGTCAAGTCACCTAAGATCGGCTACTTCTCTTGAGACATATCTATACTTCTTATAAAACAAAACTCCACTAAGTGCAATTAATATTTGTCTATTTTAACATGCAAGCAATCCACATCACCTACTTCCTTAGCCAATGATTTATCCACCTCATCCCACTAATAATAGTTCTTATTTATTGGGAATGGTGTTTtgacacatgggagcatatgctccctttattttgaaatgcatgttacaTACATTTAGAAATATTAAAAAATTAAAACGGAAAATTCGAATGTACATCTTCATGTcctacacgctcacaaagtcgtttcataaaaatccGTCTTGTCGTGtgatgtgtgtaaaaaagacaaaattcaatgctcaaaataaggcttttcaggagataaattttctcttttttacacagaccacaaaacatattggttcctcgcgaaacttgacgaacgtatgtatattgtggagatgtacatgtagaattttttttcaaattttttcgacattttaaaatataattttttgatagagggagcatatgcacccgggagtcGAATTGAATTTCTGTTATTTATTATCTATCTCTACATGCAAGATATTTAGATTATCTATTTTTAACCATTAAACTAGCAATGGCATTCTTTTTATTTGCTGCTCGATTGATAATATTGCACCCTCATGCTATATCCTTACATAGTTAAGTCATGTACAACTTGATCACCAAATAATTTTGGCAACCaaataaactctttgcaaattaaACTCAGTGTTACTTATGAGCTCTTATATACGATAACTATACAAGATATTTAAAAACGTAATGCCGCAATGTGCATGCATTTTTCATGCAAGCCATCCATATCATTTGGTTCTACACTCGGTTGATTTCACTTTATCTAAATCAATCCACGTACACCTCTGAAATATAACAATCTTGAAATTTTCAAATACTTATCCATTTCATGGCTATTAAATTTAGTGTCTCAGCTACTATGACCAACTAAATATTACATATTCTATAAACCAAATTTATGTGTTTTATTAGATTTTCTAAAAAGAtacccgctgcaacgcgcggggtatcgttCTAGTTATTATACTTGTCAACTGCTGGCAGCTAGTGAGCTTAACAAGTAGCTCACAAAACTTGTTGGCTTGATTGTTTAACTTACTAAAGTTAACGAGCACAAAATGATGTTTGGCTATTAAGAAACGTACCGGCTCAAACGAATCAAGTAAATAAGCGCTTGTTAAGCTCTCCGAGCTTCAAGCTTTATATTCATCCCTAATGTATGGTGTACCCGTACGTACTCAAGTTTGAATAAACGGCATCTAATCGGTTTGACAAATTAATGTGATTATAATATGGACTCCTacgactacccacaatgggagt
This Lolium perenne isolate Kyuss_39 chromosome 1, Kyuss_2.0, whole genome shotgun sequence DNA region includes the following protein-coding sequences:
- the LOC127304900 gene encoding chitinase 2-like, with protein sequence MTNGYVFREYIGAQITGVRFSDVPVNAGLSFHFILAFAIDYMASKSSSPPAPTNGVFTPFWDTANLSPAAISATKAAHPNLSVMVGLGGDSVQNTGVKVAFAPTSVDSWVANAVSSLSTMINRYGLDGVDVDYEHFGGADVDTFVECIGRLLTQLKARFPNIKTSIAPFEDVEVQKHYKALWSKYSGVIDYINFQFYGYGANTNVDYYVKFYDLQARNYPGSGAKLLASLETGNITQQLGLLSPEQGIAGAKELLRQGKLPGFFIWSADSSKASPYRFEFETKAQQIVANH